In a genomic window of Roseiflexus castenholzii DSM 13941:
- a CDS encoding type II secretion system F family protein codes for MNPSGVEPAVLFGLCIFMLLVSGYHLVRALQAREQLIARAEDLGADPEVLSDPLRRQSFLVRWADRYDRSPQVQHLREQLRRAAVPWKPSDYYAIRVGVSFIVVIICWMMLDLPVFGAALVGAAAYFIVPRIFFFLRQNAYVRAFNKQLVEVTQLLANALRAGMSIQQAIGEVSERVPEPARSEFRQTHHELLLGDNLPLALHDMRRRVCSRDLDVLINAIVVQHQAGGNLVRVLNGMANTLNERQRLEREIDSLTSEARFSALVVMVLPIFFLLMIRDTPLGEALFQTVIGWVLLGVFAVVQVAVYFLIQRVARIEV; via the coding sequence ATGAATCCGTCCGGTGTGGAACCCGCTGTGCTGTTTGGTCTGTGTATCTTTATGCTTCTCGTGAGCGGCTACCATCTGGTGCGGGCGCTTCAGGCGCGTGAGCAATTGATTGCGCGAGCCGAAGACCTGGGCGCCGATCCAGAGGTGCTGAGCGATCCGCTGCGACGGCAGAGTTTTCTGGTGCGCTGGGCGGATCGCTATGATCGATCACCTCAGGTGCAGCATCTTCGTGAACAATTGCGCCGCGCCGCCGTTCCGTGGAAACCGTCGGACTACTACGCGATTCGGGTGGGCGTGAGTTTTATCGTTGTCATCATCTGCTGGATGATGCTCGATCTGCCGGTCTTTGGCGCCGCATTGGTGGGCGCGGCCGCATATTTCATTGTGCCGCGCATCTTCTTCTTCCTGCGACAGAACGCTTACGTGCGGGCATTCAACAAACAGTTGGTTGAGGTGACACAACTGCTGGCAAATGCCCTGCGGGCTGGCATGTCGATCCAGCAGGCAATCGGCGAGGTGTCCGAGCGTGTGCCCGAGCCGGCGCGCAGCGAATTCCGGCAGACCCACCACGAACTGCTGCTGGGAGACAATCTGCCGCTGGCGCTGCACGACATGCGGCGGCGTGTGTGCAGCCGCGACCTCGATGTGCTGATCAATGCGATTGTCGTTCAGCATCAGGCGGGCGGCAATCTCGTGCGCGTGCTCAATGGCATGGCAAATACCCTGAACGAGCGGCAACGCCTGGAGCGTGAAATTGACTCGCTCACGTCCGAAGCGCGTTTCTCGGCGCTTGTCGTGATGGTGTTGCCGATTTTTTTCCTGTTGATGATCCGCGACACGCCGCTCGGTGAAGCGTTGTTCCAGACGGTTATCGGGTGGGTGTTGCTGGGAGTGTTCGCTGTGGTGCAGGTTGCCGTCTACTTCCTGATCCAGCGCGTCGCGCGGATTGAAGTCTGA